One Phocaeicola dorei genomic region harbors:
- a CDS encoding DUF6298 domain-containing protein: MNYKLLLLGFLSLGFARISAQTFPLQVKDEKLTYVTDERGNRILDYSSCGYHNSEQPIPDVANAVFVSWQPGDNSSRIQRAIDYVSSLALDKNGFRGAVLLDKGTFELNESLRISVSGVVLRGSDREQTVLLKKGVDRGALLYIEGRNDLAVTDTLDVLTSYVPVNTCTFQVTNNVQLVSGERVRIVRPSTKEWIASVGCDIFGGGISALGWKEGEMDLVWDRSVSKADGNQLTLDAPLTMALDNKWGTVKVLRYSWPGRIAEAGLENLTLASDYNKKYPKDEDHCWTGVSIENAENCWVRRVNFKHFAGSAVIIQRTGSKTTVEDCVSTEPVSEIGGMRRSTFYTMGQQTLFQRCYSKQGIHDFSAGFCAAGPNAFVQCDSEESLGFSGSIDSWACGLLFDVVNIDGHDLVFKNLGQDKNGAGWNTGNSLFWQCTAAGIECYSPARDAVNRAYGCWAQFSGDGQWAESNNHVHPRSLFYAQLAARLNKDCSDQARILPRATNATSSPTVEAAMEMAKEAYTPRLTMQKWIEEAPYTACVSSGKLKSLEHLKFNTPIYKDKKDHLFAIINGRMQVDGRLLVGGRQEVPWWNGKLRTSFLSKAKPHVTRFVPGREGLGLTDRIDSTVNYMVKNQILVLDHNYGLWYERRRDDHERVRRRDGDVWGPFYEQPFARSGKGTAWEGLSKYDLNRPNAWYWNRLKQFAEKGAEKGLLLFHENYFQHNILEAGAHWVDCPWRSANNINQTDMPEPVPFAGDKRIFVADMFYDISHPVRRELHRKYIRQCLDNFADDANVVQLISAEFTGPLHFVQFWLDVIGEWEKETGKKATVALSATKDVQDAILNDTQRAKLVDIIDIRYWHYKVDGLYAPEGGKNLAPRQHARKMKVGKVTFDEAYRAVSEYRKKFPEKAVTYYAQNYPDMAWAVFMASGSCPVVPVADESFLTDAAAMDMEDTGTNKYQKLVKSGIGSIIYSHSATDIPVHLSPGKYILKSVDPKTGAITVIAKRLNIKDVYMLKAEKNKDCIYWFHRI, from the coding sequence ATGAATTATAAGTTATTATTATTGGGATTTTTAAGTTTGGGGTTTGCGCGGATTTCTGCGCAAACCTTTCCTTTACAGGTGAAGGACGAAAAACTGACTTATGTGACTGATGAACGTGGAAACCGTATTCTAGATTATTCTTCTTGCGGTTACCATAATTCGGAACAGCCTATACCTGATGTGGCGAATGCCGTTTTTGTTTCATGGCAGCCTGGAGATAATTCCTCTCGTATCCAGCGTGCCATTGACTATGTATCTTCATTGGCTTTGGATAAAAATGGTTTTCGTGGGGCTGTTTTGTTGGATAAAGGAACTTTTGAATTGAATGAGAGCTTGCGTATCTCTGTGTCGGGAGTCGTGCTGCGCGGCAGTGACAGGGAACAGACCGTATTGTTGAAAAAGGGAGTGGACAGAGGGGCTTTGCTTTATATTGAAGGACGGAATGATTTGGCTGTTACGGATACCTTGGATGTACTGACATCATACGTTCCTGTAAATACTTGTACTTTTCAGGTAACCAATAATGTACAGCTGGTTTCCGGAGAGCGGGTCCGGATTGTCCGCCCCTCTACGAAAGAATGGATTGCTTCTGTCGGTTGTGATATTTTTGGCGGAGGTATTTCTGCTTTGGGCTGGAAAGAAGGAGAGATGGATTTGGTTTGGGATAGGTCAGTAAGTAAGGCGGATGGAAACCAATTGACTTTGGATGCTCCTTTGACAATGGCTTTGGATAATAAATGGGGAACTGTCAAAGTGTTACGTTATAGTTGGCCGGGCAGAATCGCAGAAGCAGGTTTGGAGAATCTGACATTGGCTTCTGACTATAATAAGAAGTATCCTAAAGATGAGGATCATTGCTGGACGGGGGTATCTATAGAAAATGCCGAAAACTGTTGGGTACGCAGGGTAAATTTTAAGCACTTTGCAGGAAGTGCTGTGATTATACAGCGTACCGGTTCTAAAACAACTGTAGAAGATTGTGTATCCACAGAACCTGTTTCAGAGATAGGTGGAATGCGTCGCAGTACATTTTATACTATGGGGCAGCAGACACTTTTTCAGCGTTGTTATTCTAAACAGGGTATTCATGATTTCTCAGCCGGATTTTGTGCGGCAGGTCCGAATGCTTTTGTACAGTGTGATTCGGAAGAGTCGTTAGGATTCAGCGGTTCTATTGATTCCTGGGCCTGTGGATTATTATTTGATGTGGTAAACATTGATGGCCATGATTTGGTATTTAAGAATTTGGGACAGGATAAAAATGGTGCCGGTTGGAATACAGGCAACAGTCTTTTCTGGCAATGTACAGCTGCCGGGATAGAGTGTTATTCACCGGCAAGAGATGCGGTAAACCGTGCATACGGTTGTTGGGCGCAATTCTCGGGTGACGGCCAATGGGCGGAATCAAATAATCACGTACATCCCCGCAGCTTGTTTTATGCACAGTTGGCGGCACGTTTGAATAAAGATTGTTCTGACCAGGCACGTATTCTTCCCAGGGCTACCAACGCAACCAGCAGTCCTACCGTAGAAGCGGCAATGGAGATGGCAAAGGAAGCTTATACTCCCCGTCTTACTATGCAAAAATGGATTGAGGAAGCACCCTATACAGCCTGTGTGTCTTCCGGGAAGCTGAAATCTTTAGAACATTTAAAGTTTAATACACCTATATATAAGGACAAAAAGGATCATCTGTTTGCCATTATTAATGGGCGTATGCAGGTGGATGGCCGGTTACTGGTAGGCGGCAGACAGGAGGTTCCTTGGTGGAATGGGAAACTGAGGACCAGCTTCTTGTCTAAAGCCAAGCCACATGTTACCCGTTTCGTGCCGGGACGCGAAGGACTTGGGCTGACAGATAGAATTGATTCTACGGTGAATTATATGGTGAAGAATCAGATTTTGGTTTTAGATCATAATTACGGTTTGTGGTATGAGCGTCGTCGTGACGATCATGAGCGCGTCCGTCGTCGTGATGGAGATGTGTGGGGACCATTCTACGAACAACCGTTTGCCCGCAGTGGAAAAGGTACTGCTTGGGAAGGATTGAGCAAGTATGATTTGAACCGTCCCAATGCATGGTATTGGAACCGGTTGAAGCAGTTTGCCGAAAAAGGGGCGGAAAAAGGTCTTTTGCTTTTCCATGAGAATTACTTCCAGCATAATATCTTGGAAGCGGGAGCACATTGGGTAGACTGTCCTTGGCGGTCGGCCAATAATATCAATCAGACCGATATGCCTGAACCTGTTCCTTTTGCCGGTGACAAACGTATCTTTGTAGCGGATATGTTTTATGATATCAGTCATCCTGTACGTCGTGAGCTTCATAGAAAGTATATTCGCCAATGCTTGGATAATTTTGCCGATGATGCAAATGTGGTACAACTGATCAGTGCGGAGTTTACCGGTCCGTTGCATTTTGTACAATTCTGGCTGGATGTGATAGGAGAGTGGGAGAAAGAAACCGGTAAGAAAGCAACTGTGGCGTTAAGTGCGACAAAGGATGTTCAAGATGCCATTCTGAATGATACGCAGCGTGCGAAATTAGTTGACATTATTGATATTCGTTACTGGCACTATAAAGTGGATGGTCTTTATGCTCCCGAAGGTGGAAAGAACTTGGCTCCCCGTCAGCATGCCCGTAAAATGAAAGTAGGTAAGGTTACTTTTGATGAAGCTTATCGGGCGGTGAGTGAATATCGTAAGAAGTTCCCGGAAAAAGCGGTTACTTACTATGCGCAGAATTATCCGGATATGGCTTGGGCTGTCTTCATGGCAAGTGGGTCTTGCCCGGTTGTTCCAGTTGCTGATGAAAGCTTTTTAACTGATGCGGCTGCTATGGATATGGAGGATACTGGTACAAATAAGTATCAGAAATTGGTAAAATCTGGTATTGGAAGTATCATTTATTCCCATTCTGCAACAGATATTCCTGTTCATTTATCACCTGGAAAATACATATTGAAGTCTGTTGATCCGAAGACCGGAGCAATAACAGTGATTGCTAAACGGTTGAATATTAAAGATGTATATATGCTTAAAGCAGAAAAAAACAAAGATTGTATTTATTGGTTTCATAGAATTTAG
- a CDS encoding RNA polymerase sigma factor, translating to MEQNLNDKTACLVTAFQSGDVSAFSTLYDMHINLLFNYGCKLTTDKELLKDCIHDVFVKLYTKKAELGIIDNFKSYLLISLKNKLCDELRRRMFMSETAVEELNPVAAGDDVEHTYLEKEKSCFENIKVKHLLAQLSPRQREALTLYYIEEKKYEDICTIMDMNYQSVRNLMHRGITRLRELVG from the coding sequence ATGGAACAAAACTTAAATGATAAGACAGCTTGCTTGGTAACCGCTTTCCAATCGGGAGATGTAAGTGCATTCTCTACATTATATGATATGCATATTAATCTTCTATTTAATTATGGATGTAAGTTAACTACTGACAAAGAATTGTTGAAGGACTGCATTCATGATGTCTTTGTAAAATTGTATACAAAGAAGGCCGAATTGGGTATCATTGACAACTTCAAATCATACCTCCTCATTTCCTTGAAAAATAAGTTATGCGATGAACTTCGCAGACGGATGTTCATGTCGGAAACGGCTGTTGAGGAACTGAATCCCGTTGCAGCAGGTGATGATGTAGAACATACATATTTGGAAAAGGAAAAAAGTTGTTTTGAAAATATAAAAGTAAAACATTTGTTGGCTCAATTATCTCCGCGCCAACGTGAGGCACTTACCTTATATTATATAGAAGAGAAGAAATATGAAGATATTTGTACCATTATGGATATGAATTACCAGTCGGTACGAAATTTGATGCATAGGGGTATTACAAGATTAAGGGAATTGGTAGGATAA
- a CDS encoding SusC/RagA family TonB-linked outer membrane protein — protein sequence MKKCPNQTLSYGIRRTPIVLGLSAALCMPAAFSYANAGGRMDSESVQSVLQTHTVKGTIVDETGEPLIGVSVIVKGQSTVGTITDFDGNFVLDIPTGKGMLEVSYIGYKTQTVTIGKNTQITIKMEPDTQALEEVVVIGYGAVKKRDLTGAVSSVKNEDITLTPATNPMQALQGRVAGLDITQASGQPGEGPKLQLRGTRSFTASGDPMFIIDGMPGDYSTLNPNDIESIEVLKDASSTAVYGAAGANGVIIITTKSGKAGKININLNAYVGFNGWATVPEMRSGDSYINVLREANQIAGTYSTDEALFSSPEAYKAHLNGQYIDWADELLQTGVTQNYSLSVSGGTEKTKAYFSLNFSDEQGQFTGDNYKVYSTNMRIDHEIKKWLSVGVNMQGSYVYRNKAYSRFINSLVSVPLGTVYNEDGSINVTPVPGDGNTINLLLNQDKSVYRDNNQNFKLFLNPYIEIRPFKGMTIQSRLNASLGYDKKNYFQGIGSYQYYASDGPNASGTSASVYAQIDQNRSYNYKWENIFTYNFNIKKDHEFTVTAVTSWEHNQTDKSWQKQDNIKNNSYLWHNMDGTGIVYSNYTMSKGLGLVGRINYSYLGKYLFSASVRQDGSSRLAKGNKWSTFPAVSLGWRISDEKFMQGTSNWMNNLKLRLGYGVTGAASIDPYSSVATVELDGYYSLGGQKTNSYKFSENVANADLTWERSHNWNIGLDASFFNNRIDLSADYYITNTDGVIWKQNLPVVNGAYNASKLYYMSKNIAKTQNHGLELTLNTRNIVNKEFTWTSALTFTLNNEKVKSLIGGTADHVKNEDYYLSIGYPVNSFYAPKIDGMWQLGEETDAAAFGCAPGDIKINVPGMIKEADGKFYKVGDDGQPLTDKNGDIIYYTKDNKYTYSDADSQVLGHNAPKWTMGFQNSFTYKNFDLTIYAYFRWGQMINYEMLGWYDSTGKGNFPTYFNYWTESNPSNDFPALNANRETKSYIGYGSLNYVDGSFFKIKNITLGYTFPERLLKNAGISKCRLYATITNPLTVAKSHLLKDYDPEMNGALKYPLSKQLVFGVNVSF from the coding sequence ATGAAGAAATGTCCGAATCAGACTTTGAGTTACGGCATCAGACGTACTCCTATAGTTTTGGGACTGTCAGCTGCATTATGTATGCCAGCTGCTTTTTCGTATGCAAATGCTGGTGGCAGAATGGACAGTGAGTCGGTGCAGTCTGTTTTGCAAACGCATACAGTTAAAGGTACAATAGTGGATGAAACAGGAGAACCGTTGATTGGTGTGTCCGTGATAGTGAAAGGGCAAAGTACTGTCGGAACGATTACCGATTTTGATGGAAATTTCGTTTTAGATATTCCTACAGGTAAGGGGATGCTTGAGGTATCCTATATCGGTTATAAAACTCAGACTGTGACCATAGGTAAGAACACCCAGATCACTATTAAGATGGAACCGGATACTCAGGCTTTGGAAGAAGTGGTAGTTATTGGTTATGGTGCTGTTAAGAAACGGGATTTGACTGGTGCTGTTTCTTCCGTTAAAAATGAGGATATAACTTTGACACCTGCTACTAATCCTATGCAAGCACTTCAAGGACGTGTTGCAGGGTTGGATATAACTCAGGCCTCAGGGCAACCGGGTGAAGGACCTAAATTGCAATTGCGTGGAACTCGTTCATTTACAGCTAGCGGTGATCCTATGTTTATTATTGATGGTATGCCGGGTGATTATTCTACATTGAATCCTAATGATATTGAGTCTATTGAAGTTTTGAAAGATGCTTCTTCGACAGCTGTTTATGGTGCGGCAGGTGCCAATGGTGTTATTATAATTACTACTAAAAGTGGTAAAGCAGGAAAAATTAATATCAATTTGAATGCCTATGTCGGTTTCAACGGATGGGCCACGGTTCCTGAGATGCGTAGTGGTGATAGTTATATCAATGTACTTCGTGAAGCAAATCAAATTGCTGGAACATATTCTACGGATGAGGCATTATTTTCTTCGCCCGAAGCTTATAAGGCACATTTGAACGGACAATATATAGACTGGGCTGATGAACTGTTGCAGACTGGCGTTACACAAAATTATAGCTTATCGGTTTCAGGAGGTACAGAAAAAACAAAAGCATATTTCTCTTTAAACTTCTCTGATGAGCAGGGACAATTTACAGGCGATAACTATAAAGTATATTCTACCAATATGCGTATTGACCATGAAATAAAAAAATGGTTAAGTGTTGGTGTGAATATGCAAGGATCTTATGTCTATAGAAATAAAGCATATTCCAGATTTATTAATTCATTAGTGTCTGTTCCTTTGGGAACCGTTTACAATGAAGATGGAAGTATCAATGTAACTCCGGTTCCCGGTGATGGAAATACTATTAATTTATTATTGAATCAAGATAAAAGTGTATACCGTGATAACAATCAAAATTTCAAGCTGTTTTTAAATCCTTATATTGAGATTCGTCCCTTTAAAGGAATGACTATCCAGTCACGGTTGAACGCTAGTTTAGGGTACGATAAAAAGAATTATTTCCAAGGTATTGGTTCCTATCAATATTATGCATCAGATGGTCCTAATGCTTCTGGTACTTCTGCTAGTGTTTATGCTCAGATTGATCAGAACAGAAGCTATAATTATAAATGGGAAAACATTTTCACTTATAATTTTAATATCAAGAAAGACCATGAATTTACTGTAACAGCAGTTACCTCTTGGGAACATAATCAAACGGATAAGTCTTGGCAAAAGCAGGATAATATAAAGAATAATTCGTACTTATGGCATAACATGGATGGTACGGGAATTGTTTATTCTAATTATACCATGTCTAAAGGGTTAGGTTTGGTAGGACGTATCAATTATTCGTATTTAGGTAAGTATTTATTTTCTGCATCGGTTCGTCAAGATGGATCTTCAAGACTGGCAAAAGGTAACAAATGGAGTACTTTCCCGGCTGTATCTTTAGGGTGGAGAATATCGGATGAGAAATTTATGCAAGGGACCAGTAATTGGATGAATAATTTGAAACTTCGTTTGGGTTATGGTGTGACTGGTGCAGCATCTATTGATCCCTATTCTTCTGTTGCAACTGTAGAATTGGATGGATATTATAGTTTGGGCGGTCAAAAAACAAACAGCTATAAATTTTCAGAGAATGTAGCTAATGCTGATTTAACTTGGGAAAGATCTCATAACTGGAATATTGGTTTGGATGCATCTTTCTTCAATAACCGTATTGATTTAAGTGCTGATTATTATATAACAAATACGGATGGTGTAATTTGGAAGCAGAATTTACCAGTTGTCAATGGTGCGTACAATGCTTCTAAGTTATATTATATGAGCAAGAACATTGCAAAGACACAGAATCATGGTTTGGAATTAACATTGAATACACGTAATATTGTTAATAAAGAATTTACATGGACTTCTGCTTTGACTTTCACTTTGAATAATGAAAAAGTCAAATCATTAATAGGCGGTACGGCAGACCATGTTAAGAATGAAGACTATTACTTGTCTATAGGTTATCCTGTAAATTCATTCTATGCTCCAAAAATCGACGGTATGTGGCAGTTGGGTGAAGAAACAGATGCAGCAGCATTTGGTTGTGCTCCTGGTGATATTAAAATCAATGTGCCAGGAATGATTAAGGAAGCCGATGGTAAATTCTATAAAGTAGGGGATGATGGTCAGCCTTTGACTGACAAGAATGGAGATATTATCTATTATACTAAAGATAATAAATATACTTATAGTGACGCTGATTCGCAAGTATTAGGTCATAATGCTCCCAAATGGACGATGGGTTTCCAAAATTCATTCACATACAAGAATTTTGATTTGACTATTTATGCTTATTTCCGTTGGGGGCAGATGATTAATTATGAAATGTTAGGTTGGTATGATTCAACAGGTAAGGGTAATTTCCCTACTTATTTTAACTATTGGACGGAATCTAATCCTTCAAATGATTTTCCGGCATTAAATGCTAATCGTGAAACGAAAAGTTATATAGGATATGGTAGTTTGAATTATGTAGATGGTTCATTCTTTAAAATAAAGAATATTACTTTAGGATATACCTTCCCGGAACGTTTGTTGAAAAATGCCGGCATCAGCAAATGCCGTTTATATGCTACTATTACTAACCCATTGACCGTTGCTAAAAGTCATTTGTTGAAAGATTATGATCCTGAAATGAATGGTGCTTTGAAGTACCCATTATCCAAGCAACTGGTATTTGGTGTGAATGTTTCATTCTAA
- a CDS encoding RagB/SusD family nutrient uptake outer membrane protein yields the protein MKRSLYNMALAICTAAAMYSCSLDEYNPSDTSGEGELKTVEGLKNLGTYCYSPLYDQMFSASDYLAVAETGTDLWLTQNNKTTLQQLFYYEGLTTSTNATDKLFSQAYACINTCNAVINRAADVTEGDKNVLKVVVAEAKCLRAYYYLVLVTNYGNVTLVTTESTDTKIMNPTRSSQEEIYNLIITDLQEAAADLNTTPMDGNYARVTKKAALGLLARAYAQGAGEGLSENGVSYWQRAKEVAEDLIANMASYNAYLYDDVEDVWAQSNNRNNKEALFIASGPQAGTDAFTYGSYGANKLFTFTFCDPNKLSDIYPVGSKQNYFYGRVNNNYYAPSKYLVDCFDARYDKRWENSFTTAFSLFSMVQAGWRTYDDKNATITLTEDLCTKYGIDSKFVGKKIYPYVDVNAINLGSNGGNQYVASVWPKGEYSGDVNKLVKVKNPYVNPYPLAEDEDRFIVYLSKEYLSAAEKAKRGYICVNIDDLFAADGKYKETFIDAQQTNTYTLFPSLNKFNFNFEGGFYGSNLQCKTGDMFIMRMAEVYLIAAEAEERLGNGAKAAEYLNVLRKRACRNEADFEANMKLTTATEDDVLDEYARELCGEFTRWALLKRHKAFETRLPKYNPRAAANFSQKNYLRPISYTFLNQIENSAEYGTNGY from the coding sequence ATGAAAAGATCATTATATAATATGGCTTTAGCCATTTGCACAGCAGCAGCTATGTACTCATGCTCTTTGGATGAGTATAATCCTAGTGATACATCTGGAGAAGGAGAGTTAAAAACTGTAGAAGGCTTGAAAAATTTGGGTACTTATTGCTATTCTCCACTTTATGACCAAATGTTTTCTGCTTCCGATTATTTGGCTGTAGCGGAAACCGGTACAGATTTATGGCTCACTCAAAATAATAAAACAACATTGCAGCAATTGTTCTATTATGAAGGGTTGACTACTAGTACTAATGCTACAGACAAACTGTTTTCTCAAGCTTATGCTTGTATTAATACTTGTAATGCAGTGATAAATCGTGCAGCAGATGTAACTGAGGGAGATAAGAATGTACTGAAAGTTGTAGTAGCTGAAGCAAAGTGTTTGCGTGCTTATTATTATTTGGTACTTGTGACCAATTATGGCAATGTGACGTTAGTAACTACAGAGTCAACAGATACCAAAATAATGAATCCCACTCGTTCGTCACAGGAGGAAATTTACAATCTTATTATAACTGATTTGCAAGAAGCTGCTGCTGACTTGAATACAACTCCTATGGATGGTAACTATGCCCGGGTAACAAAGAAAGCTGCTTTAGGTTTGTTGGCCAGAGCTTATGCGCAGGGAGCAGGTGAAGGTTTAAGCGAAAATGGTGTTTCTTATTGGCAGCGTGCTAAAGAAGTTGCAGAAGACTTGATTGCCAATATGGCTTCTTATAATGCATATTTGTATGATGATGTTGAAGATGTATGGGCACAAAGTAATAATCGTAACAATAAAGAAGCTTTGTTTATAGCTTCGGGACCCCAGGCAGGAACTGATGCTTTTACATATGGTTCGTATGGAGCGAATAAATTATTTACTTTCACATTCTGTGATCCTAATAAATTGAGTGATATTTATCCTGTGGGCAGTAAGCAAAATTACTTCTATGGTCGTGTGAATAATAATTATTATGCACCTTCTAAATATTTAGTGGACTGTTTTGATGCACGTTATGATAAACGTTGGGAAAACTCATTTACAACAGCTTTTTCTCTGTTCTCCATGGTACAGGCTGGATGGCGCACATACGATGATAAGAATGCAACAATTACATTAACTGAAGATTTGTGCACTAAATATGGCATTGATTCTAAATTTGTAGGAAAGAAGATATATCCATATGTTGATGTTAATGCTATTAATCTAGGTTCTAATGGTGGTAATCAATATGTTGCCAGTGTTTGGCCTAAAGGAGAATATTCTGGTGATGTCAATAAGTTGGTTAAAGTGAAGAATCCTTATGTGAATCCTTATCCATTAGCAGAGGATGAAGATCGTTTTATCGTTTATTTATCAAAAGAGTATTTGAGTGCTGCTGAAAAAGCAAAGCGAGGATATATTTGTGTGAATATTGATGATTTGTTTGCAGCAGATGGTAAATACAAGGAAACATTTATTGATGCCCAGCAGACAAATACCTATACTTTATTTCCTTCATTGAATAAGTTTAATTTTAATTTCGAGGGAGGTTTTTATGGAAGTAATTTGCAATGCAAAACTGGCGACATGTTTATTATGCGTATGGCTGAAGTGTATTTGATTGCGGCTGAAGCGGAAGAACGTTTGGGAAATGGTGCAAAAGCAGCTGAGTATTTGAATGTTCTTCGTAAGCGTGCTTGTCGTAATGAAGCTGATTTCGAAGCTAATATGAAATTGACTACTGCCACAGAGGATGATGTGTTGGATGAATATGCTCGTGAATTGTGTGGTGAGTTTACCCGTTGGGCTTTACTGAAACGACATAAAGCTTTTGAAACTCGATTGCCTAAATATAATCCTCGTGCTGCCGCAAATTTTAGCCAGAAGAATTATTTACGTCCTATCTCATATACATTCTTAAATCAGATAGAGAACTCTGCTGAATACGGTACTAATGGTTATTAA